The DNA sequence AGATCAAGCTGACCCGTAAGCCTTCTGACGATGAGCCACTGTCCGCACTGGCCTTCAAGATCGCTGCTCACCCATTCTTCGGCAAGCTGACCTTCGTCCGCGTTTACTCCGGCAAGGTCGAGCCAGGCGAGCAGGTCCTGAACTCCACCAAGAACAAGAAGGAGCGCGTGGGCAAGCTGTTCCAGATGCACGCCAACAAGGAGAACCCTGTTGAGATCGCGCACGCTGGTAACATCTACGCCTTCATCGGCCTGAAGGACACCACCACCGGTGACACCCTCTGTGATGCTGCGAACCCGATCATTCTTGAGTCCATGGACTTCCCGGATCCAGTTATCCAGGTCGCCATCGAGCCAAAGACCAAGTCTGACCAGGAGAAGCTGGGTGTCGCCATCCAGAAGCTCGCTGAAGAAGACCCGACCTTCACCGTCCACCTGGACGAGGAGTCCGGCCAGACCGTCATCGGCGGCATGGGCGAGCTGCACCTCGACGTCCTGGTTGACCGCATGAAGCGCGAGTTCAAGGTTGAGGCCAACATCGGTGACCCACAGGTCGCCTACCGTGAGACCATCCGCAAGTCGGTTGAGTCCCTCAGCTACACCCACAAGAAGCAGACCGGTGGTTCCGGTCAGTTCGCTAAGGTCATCATCTCCATTGAGCCTTATGCACCTGTTGCTGAAGAACTGGAAGAGGGCGAGTCCGCCATCTACAAGTTCGACAACGCCGTCACCGGTGGCCGTATTCCACGTGAGTACATCCCATCTGTTGACGCAGGTATCCAGGACGCCATGCAGTACGGCTACCTCGCCGGCTACCCACTGGTCAACGTCAAGGCCACCCTCGAAGATGGTGCCTACCACGACGTTGACTCCTCGGAAATGGCCTTCAAGCTCGCCGGTTCCCAGGCGTTCAAGGAAGCTGTTGCCAAGGCGAAGCCAGTTCTGCTGGAGCCAATCATGTCCGTTGAGATCACCACTCCTGAGGAGTACATGGGTGAGGTCATCGGTGACGTGAACTCCCGCCGTGGACAGATCTCCTCCATGGAGGACCGTGCCGGCGCCAAGCTGGTCAAGGCCAAGGTTCCTCTGTCCCAGATGTTCGGCTACGTCGGTGACCTCCGTTCCAAGACCCAGGGTCGTGCAAACTACTCCATGGTCTTCGATTCCTACGCTGAGGTTCCAACCAGCGTTGCTGCCGACGTCATTGCAGAGCGCAACGGTACCGCTTAATCTCTAAGCGGAAAATGGGGAGCTCGCTTCCCACACACCCTGCGTGCCGGACCGTGCCAGCGCACGCGTAGGGTGGAGTGGGGTAGCGGCCTGCAGTTTGTATCCAGCTGTCGTTTCCACAGGCAGTGAGGATGGATTCTGCTGGCCGTTACCCTGCGAATGTCCACAGGGTAACTGGTAGTTTGAAATTGACCGCCGGTGCCCCTAGG is a window from the Corynebacterium faecale genome containing:
- the fusA gene encoding elongation factor G; translated protein: MAQDVLKDLNKVRNIGIMAHIDAGKTTTTERILFYTGINRKVGETHDGGATTDWMEQEKERGITITSAAVTCFWDNNQINIIDTPGHVDFTVEVERSLRVLDGAVAVFDGKEGVEPQSEQVWRQATKYDVPRICFVNKMDKLGADFYFTVGTIEDRLGAKPLVMQLPIGAEDAFDGVVDLLEMKALTWRGVTPIGTDATVEEIPADLLERAQEYREKLVETVAESDEELMEKYFGGEELTIDEIKGAIRKMVVKSEIYPVFCGTAYKNKGVQPLLDAVIDYLPTPLDTGEVEGIDVKDPEIKLTRKPSDDEPLSALAFKIAAHPFFGKLTFVRVYSGKVEPGEQVLNSTKNKKERVGKLFQMHANKENPVEIAHAGNIYAFIGLKDTTTGDTLCDAANPIILESMDFPDPVIQVAIEPKTKSDQEKLGVAIQKLAEEDPTFTVHLDEESGQTVIGGMGELHLDVLVDRMKREFKVEANIGDPQVAYRETIRKSVESLSYTHKKQTGGSGQFAKVIISIEPYAPVAEELEEGESAIYKFDNAVTGGRIPREYIPSVDAGIQDAMQYGYLAGYPLVNVKATLEDGAYHDVDSSEMAFKLAGSQAFKEAVAKAKPVLLEPIMSVEITTPEEYMGEVIGDVNSRRGQISSMEDRAGAKLVKAKVPLSQMFGYVGDLRSKTQGRANYSMVFDSYAEVPTSVAADVIAERNGTA